A section of the Anas platyrhynchos isolate ZD024472 breed Pekin duck chromosome 37, IASCAAS_PekinDuck_T2T, whole genome shotgun sequence genome encodes:
- the LOC119714868 gene encoding cohesin subunit SA-3-like isoform X1, with the protein MGQNGYFVPLHPHHLVPFHSQFHPFPPPHFVPLCPPHFVPSNLPILSPCVPILSLPIPILSLYAPLILSLYVPTTLSLCVPVLSLPIPHFVPLCPYFVPLCPYFVPLHPHVVPLCPTILSVPTNPPILSPCVPMLSICVPILSLYVLPILSLYIPLCCPLVSPLCPLVSPLCPLVSPFSPFPPPFSPFPPPFPPCPSPPPHPFVSPFCPRVPPQDSSDYPLSLSTGPWRRFRASFGAVVTAVALRSRHAVLYDGFLLGGLTALLTSLADSQVRAFRHTATLAAMKLMTVLVEVALGLSQRRDNTRRLYEAERGKSPPRRAPGKLEVLQETLRELQEQQEEMEAVMNAIFKGVFVHRYRDVVPDVRALCMEELGTWMCSFPASFLTDGHLRYLSWTLHDKQGEVRLRCVRALQGLYARRDTAAHMELFTGRFKARLVSMVQDKDPVVAVEVVKLLTVMLDTVAEALTEADCHRVYPAVFCSRRPLATAAGLFLYRSLLSPRHEGDTEPSPGSGDNRSFFRLLLTFFIESELHHHAAYLVDILWDCAGTQLRDWDTAVGLLLEEAPEEALSDQQEKTLVEILAASAKRAAGEGPPVGRGPPRKAPPKGRRAVTEQRSRLSLCLAPILPRLLAKFSADEEKVTPLLEVLSCFELSVYCTARLERPLEQALAQLQELVQKHTGPEVLGAASRALGALCDPRLPLRGHGELVRSRLGDLLGERCHRLLRLPSLDEEELYSATATLKRLSVLFKAHDLTPWQLFEPCTLLLRRAADTGEVPPQLLVPAITCAHFHILWELSRLANTDAPQEQLLSLKDKTTSFCALCQSCLSNGDAGVREQAFVVLSDLLLVLGPSGTRGAGAALAPLRLVPDVELRSQLAAVLLDHVFSPGDRDGDGEVPNASPTRPQGGPDAAEAHMEDLHCRRMLLAGFCKLIIYNVLEPSAASDVLKYYDKFHAEYGDIIKETLACVLRMDGQEWARVVLLSLQQVMTELLMEHGPGV; encoded by the exons ATGGGACAAAATGGGTATTTTGTCCCTTTACATCCCCACCACCTTGTCCCTTTTCATTCCCAATTTCACCCCTTTCCACCgccccattttgtccctttatgtcccccccattttgtcccttccaatctccccattttgtccccttgTGTCCCCATTTTGTCCCTTCCAATCCCCATCTTGTCCCTTTATGCCCCCCTCATTTTGTCCCTTTACGTTCCCACCACGTTGTCCCTTTGTGTCCCTGTTCTGTCCCTTCCAAtcccccattttgtccctttgTGTCCCTATTTTGTCCCTCTGTGTCCCTATTTTGTCCCTTTGCATCCCCATGTTGTCCCTTTGTGTCCCACCATTTTGTCCGTCCCTACCAatccccccattttgtccccttgTGTCCCCATGTTGTCCATTTGCGTCCCTATTTTGTCCCTTTACGTTCTCCCTATTTTGTCTCTTTACATCCCCCTGTGTTGCCCCCTTGTGTCCCCGCTTTGTCCCCTTGTGTCCCCACTTTGTCCCCTTGTGTccccattttctccctttccgcccccattttctccctttccgcccccatttcccccctgtCCATCCCCACCGCCTCATCCCTTCGTGTCCCCGTtctgcccccgtgtccccccccaggactCCTCCGACTACCCCCTGTCCCTCTCCACGGGGCCGTGGCGCCGTTTTCGGGCCTCTTTTGGGGCCGTGGTGACAGCGGTGGCCCTGCGGAGCCGCCACGCCGTCCTCTACGATGGCTTCCTCCTCGGCGGCCTCACCGCGCTGCTCACCAGCCTCGCCGACTCCCAAGTGCGCGCCTTCCGCCACACGGCCACCTTGGCAG ccatgAAGCTGATGACGGTGCTGGTGGAGGTGGCGCTGGGGCTGAGCCAGCGCCGCGACAACACCCGGAGGCTCTACGAGGCCGAAAGGGGGAAAAGCCCCCCCCGGAGAGCCCCCGGCaagctggaggtgctgcaggagaCGCTGCGGGAG ctccaggagcagcaggaggagatggaggccGTGATGAACGCCATCTTCAAGGGGGTCTTCGTGCACCGATACAG ggacgTGGTGCCCGACGTGCGCGCGCTGTGCATGGAGGAGCTGGGGACGTGGATGTGCAGCTTCCCGGCCTCCTTCCTCACCGACGGCCACCTCAGGTACCTCAGCTGGACCCTGCACGACAAG CAGGGGGAGGTGCGTCTGCGCTGCGTGCGGGCGCTGCAGGGGCTGTACGCCCGCCGGGACACGGCCGCGCACATGGAGCTCTTCACCGGGCGCTTCAAG gcccgcTTGGTGTCCATGGTGCAGGACAAGGACCCCGTGGTGGCCGTGGAGGTGGTGAAGCTGCTGACGGTGATGCTGGA CACGGTGGCCGAGGCGCTGACGGAGGCCGATTGTCACCGCGTCTACCCGGCCGTCTTCTGCAGCCGCCGTCCCCTCGCCACCGCCGCCGGCCTCTTCCTCTACCGCAG cctgctgtcccCGCGGCACGAGGGTGACACCGAGCCGTCCCCCGGCAGCGGGGACAACCGCAGCTTCTTCCGCCTGCTGCTGACCTTCTTCATCGAGAGCGAG ctccaCCATCACGCCGCGTACCTCGTGGACATCCTCTGGGACTGCGCCGGGACCCAGCTGCGGGACTGGGACACGgccgtggggctgctgctggaggaggcccCCGAGGAGG CGCTCAGCGACCAGCAGGAGAAGACCCTGGTGGAGATCCTGGCGGCCAGCGCCAagcgggcggcgggggagggGCCCCCAGTGGGACGGGGACCCCCCCGCAAG gcgcccCCCAAGGGGAGGCGGGCGGTGACGGAGCAGCGCTCGCGGCTCAGCCTCTGCCTGGCCCCCATCCTGCCCCGGCTGCTGGCCAAG ttttcggCGGACGAGGAGAAGGTGACGccgctgctggaggtgctgagctgcttcGAGCTCAGCGTCTACTGCACCGCGCGGCTGGAGAGG CCCCTGGAGCAGGCGCTGgcgcagctgcaggagctggtgcagaAGCACACGGGGCCGGAGGTGCTGGGGGCGGCCTCCCGAGCCCTGGGGGCCCTCTGCGACCCCCGGCTGCCGCTGCGGGGGCACGGGGAGCTGGTGAGGAGCCGCCTGGGGGACCTGCTGGGGGAGCGCTGCCACCGCCTGCTGCGG TTGCCGTCCCTGGACGAGGAGGAGCTGTACAGCGCCACTGCCACCCTAAAGCGCCTCTCCGTCCTCTTCAA ggcCCACGACCTGACGCCCTGGCAGCTCTTCGAGCCCTGCACCCTCCTCCTGCGGCGCGCGGCCGACACGGGCGAGGTGCCCCCGCAG CTCCTTGTCCCCGCCATCACCTGCGCCCACTTCCACATCCTCTGGGAGCTGTCGCGGCTGGCCAACACCGAcgccccccag gagcagctgctgagcctgaAGGACAAAACCACCTCCTTCTGCGCCCTGTGCCAGAGCTGCCTCTCCAACGGCGACGCCGGCGTCCGGGAGCAG GCCTTCGTGGTGCTGAGTGAcctcctgctggtgctgggcccctcggggacacgcggggccggggcggcgctGGCCCCACTGCGGCTGGTGCCCGACGTGGAGCTGCGCTCCCAGCTGGCCGCCGTGCTCCTCGACCACGTCTtcagccctggggacagggacggtgACGGTGAGGTCCCCAACGCGTCCCCAACCCGTCCCCAAGGTGGCCCCG ATGCCGCCGAGGCACACATGGAGGACCTGCATTGCCGCCGCATGCTGCTGGCCGGCTTCTGCAAGCTCATCATCTACAACGTCCTGGAGCCCAGCGCCGCCTCTGACGTCTTGAAGTACTATGACAag TTTCACGCCGAGTACGGGGACATCATCAAGGAGACGCTGGCGTGCGTCCTCCGCATGGACGGCCAGGAGTGGGCGCGCGTCgtgctgctcagcctgcagcag gtgatGACGGAGCTGCTGATGGAGCACGGCCCCGGGGTGTGA
- the LOC119714868 gene encoding cohesin subunit SA-3-like isoform X2 has translation MGQNGYFVPLHPHHLVPFHSQFHPFPPPHFVPLCPPHFVPSNLPILSPCVPILSLPIPILSLYAPLILSLYVPTTLSLCVPVLSLPIPHFVPLCPYFVPLCPYFVPLHPHVVPLCPTILSVPTNPPILSPCVPMLSICVPILSLYVLPILSLYIPLCCPLVSPLCPLVSPLCPLVSPFSPFPPPFSPFPPPFPPCPSPPPHPFVSPFCPRVPPQDSSDYPLSLSTGPWRRFRASFGAVVTAVALRSRHAVLYDGFLLGGLTALLTSLADSQVRAFRHTATLAAMKLMTVLVEVALGLSQRRDNTRRLYEAERGKSPPRRAPGKLEVLQETLRELQEQQEEMEAVMNAIFKGVFVHRYRDVVPDVRALCMEELGTWMCSFPASFLTDGHLRYLSWTLHDKQGEVRLRCVRALQGLYARRDTAAHMELFTGRFKARLVSMVQDKDPVVAVEVVKLLTVMLDTVAEALTEADCHRVYPAVFCSRRPLATAAGLFLYRSLLSPRHEGDTEPSPGSGDNRSFFRLLLTFFIESELHHHAAYLVDILWDCAGTQLRDWDTAVGLLLEEAPEEALSDQQEKTLVEILAASAKRAAGEGPPVGRGPPRKAPPKGRRAVTEQRSRLSLCLAPILPRLLAKFSADEEKVTPLLEVLSCFELSVYCTARLERPLEQALAQLQELVQKHTGPEVLGAASRALGALCDPRLPLRGHGELVRSRLGDLLGERCHRLLRLPSLDEEELYSATATLKRLSVLFKAHDLTPWQLFEPCTLLLRRAADTGEVPPQLLVPAITCAHFHILWELSRLANTDAPQEQLLSLKDKTTSFCALCQSCLSNGDAGVREQAFVVLSDLLLVLGPSGTRGAGAALAPLRLVPDVELRSQLAAVLLDHVFSPGDRDGDDAAEAHMEDLHCRRMLLAGFCKLIIYNVLEPSAASDVLKYYDKFHAEYGDIIKETLACVLRMDGQEWARVVLLSLQQVMTELLMEHGPGV, from the exons ATGGGACAAAATGGGTATTTTGTCCCTTTACATCCCCACCACCTTGTCCCTTTTCATTCCCAATTTCACCCCTTTCCACCgccccattttgtccctttatgtcccccccattttgtcccttccaatctccccattttgtccccttgTGTCCCCATTTTGTCCCTTCCAATCCCCATCTTGTCCCTTTATGCCCCCCTCATTTTGTCCCTTTACGTTCCCACCACGTTGTCCCTTTGTGTCCCTGTTCTGTCCCTTCCAAtcccccattttgtccctttgTGTCCCTATTTTGTCCCTCTGTGTCCCTATTTTGTCCCTTTGCATCCCCATGTTGTCCCTTTGTGTCCCACCATTTTGTCCGTCCCTACCAatccccccattttgtccccttgTGTCCCCATGTTGTCCATTTGCGTCCCTATTTTGTCCCTTTACGTTCTCCCTATTTTGTCTCTTTACATCCCCCTGTGTTGCCCCCTTGTGTCCCCGCTTTGTCCCCTTGTGTCCCCACTTTGTCCCCTTGTGTccccattttctccctttccgcccccattttctccctttccgcccccatttcccccctgtCCATCCCCACCGCCTCATCCCTTCGTGTCCCCGTtctgcccccgtgtccccccccaggactCCTCCGACTACCCCCTGTCCCTCTCCACGGGGCCGTGGCGCCGTTTTCGGGCCTCTTTTGGGGCCGTGGTGACAGCGGTGGCCCTGCGGAGCCGCCACGCCGTCCTCTACGATGGCTTCCTCCTCGGCGGCCTCACCGCGCTGCTCACCAGCCTCGCCGACTCCCAAGTGCGCGCCTTCCGCCACACGGCCACCTTGGCAG ccatgAAGCTGATGACGGTGCTGGTGGAGGTGGCGCTGGGGCTGAGCCAGCGCCGCGACAACACCCGGAGGCTCTACGAGGCCGAAAGGGGGAAAAGCCCCCCCCGGAGAGCCCCCGGCaagctggaggtgctgcaggagaCGCTGCGGGAG ctccaggagcagcaggaggagatggaggccGTGATGAACGCCATCTTCAAGGGGGTCTTCGTGCACCGATACAG ggacgTGGTGCCCGACGTGCGCGCGCTGTGCATGGAGGAGCTGGGGACGTGGATGTGCAGCTTCCCGGCCTCCTTCCTCACCGACGGCCACCTCAGGTACCTCAGCTGGACCCTGCACGACAAG CAGGGGGAGGTGCGTCTGCGCTGCGTGCGGGCGCTGCAGGGGCTGTACGCCCGCCGGGACACGGCCGCGCACATGGAGCTCTTCACCGGGCGCTTCAAG gcccgcTTGGTGTCCATGGTGCAGGACAAGGACCCCGTGGTGGCCGTGGAGGTGGTGAAGCTGCTGACGGTGATGCTGGA CACGGTGGCCGAGGCGCTGACGGAGGCCGATTGTCACCGCGTCTACCCGGCCGTCTTCTGCAGCCGCCGTCCCCTCGCCACCGCCGCCGGCCTCTTCCTCTACCGCAG cctgctgtcccCGCGGCACGAGGGTGACACCGAGCCGTCCCCCGGCAGCGGGGACAACCGCAGCTTCTTCCGCCTGCTGCTGACCTTCTTCATCGAGAGCGAG ctccaCCATCACGCCGCGTACCTCGTGGACATCCTCTGGGACTGCGCCGGGACCCAGCTGCGGGACTGGGACACGgccgtggggctgctgctggaggaggcccCCGAGGAGG CGCTCAGCGACCAGCAGGAGAAGACCCTGGTGGAGATCCTGGCGGCCAGCGCCAagcgggcggcgggggagggGCCCCCAGTGGGACGGGGACCCCCCCGCAAG gcgcccCCCAAGGGGAGGCGGGCGGTGACGGAGCAGCGCTCGCGGCTCAGCCTCTGCCTGGCCCCCATCCTGCCCCGGCTGCTGGCCAAG ttttcggCGGACGAGGAGAAGGTGACGccgctgctggaggtgctgagctgcttcGAGCTCAGCGTCTACTGCACCGCGCGGCTGGAGAGG CCCCTGGAGCAGGCGCTGgcgcagctgcaggagctggtgcagaAGCACACGGGGCCGGAGGTGCTGGGGGCGGCCTCCCGAGCCCTGGGGGCCCTCTGCGACCCCCGGCTGCCGCTGCGGGGGCACGGGGAGCTGGTGAGGAGCCGCCTGGGGGACCTGCTGGGGGAGCGCTGCCACCGCCTGCTGCGG TTGCCGTCCCTGGACGAGGAGGAGCTGTACAGCGCCACTGCCACCCTAAAGCGCCTCTCCGTCCTCTTCAA ggcCCACGACCTGACGCCCTGGCAGCTCTTCGAGCCCTGCACCCTCCTCCTGCGGCGCGCGGCCGACACGGGCGAGGTGCCCCCGCAG CTCCTTGTCCCCGCCATCACCTGCGCCCACTTCCACATCCTCTGGGAGCTGTCGCGGCTGGCCAACACCGAcgccccccag gagcagctgctgagcctgaAGGACAAAACCACCTCCTTCTGCGCCCTGTGCCAGAGCTGCCTCTCCAACGGCGACGCCGGCGTCCGGGAGCAG GCCTTCGTGGTGCTGAGTGAcctcctgctggtgctgggcccctcggggacacgcggggccggggcggcgctGGCCCCACTGCGGCTGGTGCCCGACGTGGAGCTGCGCTCCCAGCTGGCCGCCGTGCTCCTCGACCACGTCTtcagccctggggacagggacggtgACG ATGCCGCCGAGGCACACATGGAGGACCTGCATTGCCGCCGCATGCTGCTGGCCGGCTTCTGCAAGCTCATCATCTACAACGTCCTGGAGCCCAGCGCCGCCTCTGACGTCTTGAAGTACTATGACAag TTTCACGCCGAGTACGGGGACATCATCAAGGAGACGCTGGCGTGCGTCCTCCGCATGGACGGCCAGGAGTGGGCGCGCGTCgtgctgctcagcctgcagcag gtgatGACGGAGCTGCTGATGGAGCACGGCCCCGGGGTGTGA
- the LOC140001108 gene encoding cohesin subunit SA-3-like → MAPGGALGGDPGGAPLYLPFLEVLSEFSPRLLPPDRALLVTHLQQSCQQLGMTPPERSPWPPLAAYHRSLQPPEPPQKRRCTEETWQGPSPPLTPALTSTVLRVPPGPPWDLRVPGPSSVVPSLSVMEEEEEERGGGSSEETPPQLDQVPDLFDSTILGIED, encoded by the exons atggccccggggggggctctggggggggatCCGGGGGGGGCCCCCCTGTACCTGCCcttcctggaggtgctcagCGAGTTCTCCCCCCGCCTGCTGCCCCCCGACCGAGCCCTGCT ggtgacccacctgcagcagagctgccagcagctggggatgACCCCCCCGGAGCGGTCCCCGTGGCCCCCCCTGGCCGCCTACCaccgctccctgcagccccccgagcccccccaaAAGAGGAGGTGCACagaag AGACTTGGcagggccccagcccccccctcaccccggcGCTCACCTCCACGGTGCTGCGggtcccccccggccccccctggGACCTCCGCGTTCCCGGCCCCAGCAg CGTTGTCCCCAGCCTGAGcgtgatggaggaggaggaggaggagaggggggggggcagcagcgaggAGACCCCCCCGCAGCTGGACCAG GTCCCGGACCTCTTTGACTCCACCATCCTGGGAAtcgag GACTGA
- the LOC119714860 gene encoding cohesin subunit SA-3-like: MGGALGILGGTGGGYWAYWEGLSLSFCFVLFCFGGGEVTTAPPCCPHCPHRDTSSSDDDSGSDFEATLQEKRGARGGPSTRLRPVPKHPRREPSEDGSSSEENVLYQAVMDGRVAIEVAVDEWLQGYKRDREPAFLELVNFIVRSCGCRGTVTLAMLREQQNTEIIQRLTETFSEHFVPCVPDTLVLCTVAVLSPL; this comes from the exons atggggggggcactgggcatactggggggcactggggggggttaTTGGGCATACTGGGAGGGATTGTCcttgagtttttgttttgttttgttttgttttggggggggggaggtgacaACAGCCCCCCCTTgctgtccccactgtccccacagggacaccagcagcagtgACGACGACTCCGGCAGCGACTTCGAGGCCACCCTGCAGGAGaagcggggggctcggggggggcccAGCACCCGCCTCCGCCCT GTCCCCAAACATCCCCGGAGGGAGCCCAGCGAGGACGGCAGCAGCTCGGAGGAGAACGTCCTCTACCAGGCTGTCATGGACGGCAGGGTGGCCATCGAG GTGGCGGTGGacgagtggctgcagggctacAAGCGGGACCGGGAGCCGGCCTTCCTGGAGCTCGTCAACTTCATCGTCCGCTCCTGCGGCTGCCGAG GCACGGTGACGCTGGCCATGCTGCGGGAGCAGCAGAACACCGAGATCATCCAGCGGCTGACCGAGACCTTCAGCGAG CATTTTGTCCCTTGTGTCCCTGATACTTTAGTTTTGTGCACTGTTGCCGTTTTATCACCTCTGTGA